The proteins below are encoded in one region of Aeromonas veronii:
- a CDS encoding RnfH family protein, which translates to MSDLLNIEVAYALPERQTVLRIRVAPGTSVLAAIEQSGILGKHPEIDLAVNKFGIYSRPVKGGEAVQDGDRIEIYRPLIADPKEMRKKRAEKAKEEGRADVVTGGRPDVHRKRDEGDPA; encoded by the coding sequence GTGTCTGATCTGCTCAATATCGAAGTCGCCTACGCCCTGCCCGAACGTCAGACGGTACTGCGTATCCGGGTCGCCCCCGGCACCAGCGTGCTGGCCGCCATCGAGCAGTCCGGCATCCTCGGCAAACATCCGGAGATCGATCTCGCGGTCAACAAATTCGGCATCTACAGCCGTCCGGTCAAGGGGGGGGAGGCGGTGCAGGACGGGGATCGCATCGAGATCTATCGCCCCCTCATCGCCGACCCCAAGGAGATGCGCAAGAAGCGGGCCGAAAAGGCCAAGGAAGAGGGACGGGCCGACGTGGTCACCGGCGGGCGGCCGGACGTGCACCGCAAGCGGGACGAGGGTGACCCGGCCTGA
- a CDS encoding SRPBCC family protein encodes MPRITRSALVMFSAEQMFRLVNDVHAYPEFLPGCVGSRVHETGEDYMTASVDVAKAGIAKTFTTRNQLDANRRIKMELVEGPFKTLAGWWTFTPLDVDACKVEFDLDFEFTSKLIELAFGQIFRELVSSMVLAFSNRAKVVYGV; translated from the coding sequence ATGCCCCGTATTACTCGCAGTGCCCTGGTGATGTTCAGCGCCGAACAGATGTTCCGGCTGGTCAACGACGTTCACGCCTACCCCGAATTCCTGCCCGGCTGTGTCGGCAGCCGCGTTCACGAGACGGGGGAGGATTACATGACCGCCTCGGTGGATGTGGCCAAGGCGGGCATCGCCAAGACCTTCACCACCCGCAACCAGCTCGATGCCAACCGCCGCATCAAGATGGAGCTGGTGGAGGGGCCCTTCAAGACGCTGGCGGGCTGGTGGACCTTCACCCCGCTGGATGTGGATGCCTGCAAGGTGGAGTTCGATCTCGACTTCGAATTCACCTCCAAACTCATCGAACTGGCGTTTGGCCAGATCTTCCGCGAGCTGGTGAGCTCCATGGTGCTGGCCTTCTCCAATCGTGCCAAGGTGGTCTACGGTGTCTGA
- the smpB gene encoding SsrA-binding protein SmpB, which translates to MSKKNSKNKAGSSTIALNRTARHEYFIEERVEAGLSLQGWEVKSLRAGKANISEAYVIFLQGEAFLFGSSFLPLNAASSHVVCDPTRTRKLLLSRRELDKLESLTARQGYTIVPLALYWKECWVKVEIGLVKGKKEHDKREDTKAREWDREKARIMKNKNRG; encoded by the coding sequence ATGAGCAAAAAGAACAGTAAAAACAAAGCCGGGTCCAGCACCATTGCACTCAACAGAACCGCCCGTCACGAGTACTTCATCGAAGAGCGCGTGGAGGCCGGCCTGTCTCTGCAAGGGTGGGAAGTCAAATCCCTGCGGGCGGGCAAGGCCAACATCAGCGAAGCCTACGTCATCTTCCTGCAGGGAGAAGCCTTCCTGTTCGGTTCCAGCTTCCTGCCCCTCAACGCCGCCTCCAGCCACGTGGTGTGTGACCCGACCCGCACCCGCAAGCTGCTGCTGAGCCGCCGTGAACTCGACAAGCTCGAGAGTCTGACCGCCCGTCAGGGCTACACCATAGTGCCGCTGGCCCTCTACTGGAAAGAGTGCTGGGTCAAGGTCGAGATCGGCCTGGTGAAGGGCAAGAAAGAACACGACAAGCGCGAAGACACCAAGGCCCGCGAATGGGATCGGGAAAAGGCGCGCATCATGAAGAACAAGAACCGTGGCTGA
- a CDS encoding GNAT family N-acetyltransferase yields the protein MIRAMRAADTPVLAQLFLKGRRQTFEWVEPSLFRLEDFTEQTRGERIWVAEKGGSPCGFVSIWEQDSFVHHLYVSADWHGQGVGRALLAEGLAGSRQPASLKVATRNTTALAFYHRLGWENTDETGHCDITGPWRRLVLAAEE from the coding sequence ATGATCAGAGCGATGCGAGCGGCGGACACGCCCGTGCTGGCACAGCTGTTCTTAAAGGGCAGGCGGCAAACCTTCGAGTGGGTTGAACCCTCCCTGTTCCGGCTGGAGGATTTCACCGAGCAGACCCGGGGGGAGCGGATCTGGGTGGCAGAGAAGGGAGGCTCCCCCTGTGGCTTCGTCTCCATCTGGGAGCAGGATAGCTTCGTGCACCATCTCTATGTATCGGCGGACTGGCATGGCCAGGGAGTCGGTCGGGCCCTGCTGGCTGAAGGGCTGGCCGGATCCAGGCAACCGGCCTCCCTCAAGGTCGCCACCCGCAACACCACGGCGCTGGCGTTCTATCACCGGCTAGGGTGGGAAAACACGGACGAGACCGGCCACTGTGACATCACGGGCCCCTGGCGCAGGCTGGTGCTGGCCGCCGAAGAGTGA
- a CDS encoding SRPBCC family protein, translating into MDNKQIEDSILVPAHIDDVWRAWTTESGLRSFLAPECLMVAEPNGPFEIYFRPDAPLGERGSEGCRVMAVMPHDLLSFSWNFPVQFPHIRQQKTLISLRFVPEGQGTRLHFLQTGWANDPDWERGYAYFREEWLELSLPRLQYRFTHGPIDWNNPPSRQQLKTLAQ; encoded by the coding sequence ATGGATAACAAGCAGATCGAAGACAGCATCCTGGTCCCGGCCCACATCGACGATGTCTGGCGAGCCTGGACCACGGAGAGTGGATTGCGCAGTTTTCTGGCCCCTGAATGCCTGATGGTGGCCGAGCCCAACGGCCCGTTCGAGATCTACTTCAGGCCGGATGCGCCATTGGGTGAGCGGGGCAGCGAGGGGTGCCGGGTGATGGCGGTGATGCCTCACGACTTGCTGAGCTTCAGCTGGAATTTCCCTGTCCAGTTCCCCCATATTCGCCAGCAGAAGACCCTCATCAGCCTGCGCTTCGTGCCGGAAGGACAGGGTACCCGCCTCCACTTCCTGCAGACCGGCTGGGCCAACGACCCTGACTGGGAGCGCGGTTATGCCTACTTCCGGGAAGAGTGGCTGGAGCTGAGCCTGCCGAGGCTGCAATACAGATTCACCCACGGCCCCATCGACTGGAACAACCCTCCCAGCCGGCAACAGCTCAAAACCCTGGCACAGTAA
- a CDS encoding GGDEF domain-containing protein, with amino-acid sequence MLIEKTLLEQFNINEIEIQRRMELFKLTPGELDLLAAQQPIIERNLEAIVAKFYDQQTEFDEIALLIGDSDTLQRLRSAQRRYIQDLFSGHYDNNYVNSRLRIGLVHKRIGVEPKLYLSASCTLKYLIEDVLAEHMSNQTDLPLVLRALDKLISFDTALVFDTYIGTLLSAVENAKKRMETYARELEEKSKILSAHAERDPLTELYNKRAMQRTIVRELNAAIRRKSFLSVIYIDVNKFKFINDTFGHAKGDEVLQTLGQAITESCRVSDFPCRIGGDEFCVILPEASKATALHISDRIEAAFTTAYPEYSVSIGICVTGNEKFVTANELIEGADKAMYEAKQQSS; translated from the coding sequence ATGTTGATCGAGAAAACACTGCTTGAGCAATTCAACATCAATGAGATCGAAATCCAACGCCGGATGGAGCTCTTCAAACTGACTCCGGGTGAGCTGGATCTGCTCGCCGCACAGCAACCCATCATCGAGCGAAACCTTGAGGCCATCGTGGCCAAGTTTTATGACCAGCAAACGGAGTTCGATGAAATCGCGCTGCTCATCGGTGATTCAGATACTCTGCAGCGGCTACGCAGTGCTCAGCGGCGCTATATCCAGGATCTCTTCTCGGGCCATTATGACAACAACTACGTCAACAGCCGGCTGCGCATCGGCCTGGTCCACAAGCGGATCGGGGTCGAACCCAAGCTCTATCTCTCCGCCAGCTGTACCCTCAAATACCTGATTGAAGATGTGCTGGCCGAGCACATGAGCAACCAGACCGACCTGCCGCTGGTACTGCGAGCCCTCGACAAGCTGATCAGCTTCGATACCGCTCTGGTGTTTGACACCTACATCGGCACCCTGCTGAGCGCGGTCGAGAACGCCAAGAAGCGGATGGAAACCTATGCTCGCGAGCTGGAGGAGAAGTCCAAGATCCTGAGTGCCCATGCGGAACGAGACCCCCTCACCGAGCTCTACAACAAACGGGCCATGCAGCGCACCATTGTTCGCGAACTCAATGCCGCCATCCGCCGCAAGAGCTTCCTGTCAGTCATCTACATCGACGTGAACAAGTTCAAGTTCATCAATGACACCTTCGGTCATGCGAAGGGAGATGAGGTCCTGCAGACCCTGGGACAGGCCATCACCGAGAGCTGCCGCGTGTCGGACTTCCCCTGCCGGATCGGTGGGGACGAGTTCTGCGTCATCCTGCCGGAGGCGAGCAAGGCCACCGCCCTGCATATCAGCGATCGCATCGAGGCCGCCTTCACCACCGCCTACCCCGAGTACTCCGTCAGCATCGGCATCTGCGTGACCGGCAATGAGAAATTCGTCACCGCCAACGAGCTCATCGAGGGGGCAGACAAGGCGATGTACGAGGCCAAGCAGCAATCCAGCTGA
- a CDS encoding GNAT family N-acetyltransferase produces the protein MLRTERPGDMLPVYELVSAAFGRSDEADLVNRLRECGAAVVTMVEEEEYEFMGHLMLSPITINGQEGPWLGLAPVAVHPDWQGQGIGSDLVREGLDTALEMDWKAVVVLGDPAYYARFGFRPASDFGLNCIYEVPADCFMAMELQPGGLAGLAGEVLYHPLFDEMEEE, from the coding sequence ATGTTGAGAACCGAGCGTCCTGGCGACATGTTGCCCGTCTACGAGCTGGTGAGCGCCGCTTTTGGCCGATCCGATGAGGCCGATCTGGTCAACCGCCTGCGTGAATGCGGGGCCGCCGTGGTCACCATGGTCGAGGAGGAAGAGTACGAGTTCATGGGGCACCTGATGCTGAGCCCGATCACCATCAACGGTCAGGAGGGCCCCTGGCTCGGTCTGGCACCGGTGGCCGTGCATCCGGACTGGCAAGGGCAGGGGATTGGCTCGGATCTGGTGCGCGAGGGGCTGGACACGGCTCTCGAGATGGACTGGAAGGCGGTGGTGGTGCTCGGGGATCCGGCCTACTACGCGCGCTTCGGTTTTCGTCCCGCCAGCGATTTCGGCTTGAACTGCATCTATGAGGTGCCCGCCGACTGCTTCATGGCGATGGAGCTGCAACCGGGCGGCCTCGCGGGCCTGGCCGGGGAGGTGCTCTATCATCCCCTGTTTGACGAGATGGAAGAGGAGTAG